From the Mycoplasmatota bacterium genome, one window contains:
- a CDS encoding DDE-type integrase/transposase/recombinase — MITSVHIYLIIYRRRPSKLDFKGNCPICGAPHDYIYENNIKSKQLLCKVCSHTFTLNNDFLEKIILKCPHCSKNLERIKDRNSYIIYKCRHKKCSFYLDKLKKLTPDQLKQFKKKPGKFKLHYIYRAFDINFDSLERDSMSNLNMKVDLANIRHSKHTLGLILTYYVNYGLSSRKTAAIMYDIHQVKISHQTVMNYANSVSTMIRPLLENYPYDLSSDLCGDETYVRVKGKKHYIFFFSDKIKKIITSYQVFSKRDTFSAVVSLYQTFKKYTELPKNLKVVVDGNPIYNVAWSYFKSMNINFDLFQVIGLTNNTKTDKDYRPFKQVTERLNRTFKDDYIQMNGFGNIKSANAYMVLFTTFFNFLRPHKSLGYNPPVKLEEFEDLPHMPSKWLSLIDMSYSYIN, encoded by the coding sequence GTGATCACTTCTGTACATATCTATCTTATCATTTATAGACGAAGGCCATCAAAACTTGATTTCAAAGGAAATTGCCCTATTTGTGGTGCTCCTCATGATTACATCTATGAAAATAATATTAAATCAAAACAGTTACTTTGTAAGGTATGTAGTCATACATTTACCTTGAATAATGATTTTCTTGAAAAGATTATTTTAAAATGTCCTCATTGTTCAAAGAACCTTGAAAGAATTAAAGACCGTAATAGTTATATTATTTATAAATGTAGACATAAGAAATGTTCCTTTTATTTAGATAAATTAAAGAAATTAACACCAGATCAATTAAAACAATTCAAAAAGAAACCAGGTAAATTTAAACTTCATTATATCTATCGTGCTTTCGATATTAACTTTGATTCCCTAGAACGTGACTCTATGTCTAATTTAAATATGAAGGTTGATTTAGCCAATATCAGACATTCTAAGCATACTCTAGGCTTAATCTTAACGTATTACGTTAACTACGGTTTGTCGAGTAGGAAAACTGCAGCTATCATGTATGATATTCACCAAGTTAAGATTTCCCATCAAACCGTGATGAATTATGCAAATAGTGTTTCTACAATGATTCGTCCCTTACTTGAAAATTACCCATATGATTTATCATCTGACCTTTGTGGGGATGAAACATATGTTAGGGTTAAGGGGAAGAAGCATTATATCTTCTTCTTCTCAGATAAAATTAAAAAGATTATTACTTCTTATCAAGTTTTTAGTAAACGTGATACTTTTTCAGCAGTCGTTTCACTATATCAAACATTCAAAAAATACACTGAACTACCTAAGAATTTGAAAGTAGTTGTGGATGGTAATCCTATTTACAACGTTGCATGGTCATACTTTAAAAGCATGAACATAAATTTCGATTTATTTCAAGTTATAGGACTCACTAATAACACGAAAACAGACAAGGATTACCGTCCATTTAAACAAGTAACTGAGCGTTTAAATAGAACTTTCAAAGACGATTATATCCAAATGAACGGATTTGGTAATATCAAGAGCGCTAATGCTTATATGGTCTTGTTTACAACGTTTTTTAACTTTCTAAGACCACATAAATCGTTAGGTTATAACCCACCTGTTAAATTAGAAGAGTTTGAGGATTTACCTCATATGCCAAGCAAATGGCTTTCTCTAATAGATATGAGTTACTCTTATATAAACTAA
- a CDS encoding TetR/AcrR family transcriptional regulator → MSRNKYPEVTVNRILDISLELFLKKGYEKTTIQDIVDNLGDLSKGAIYHHFKSKEEIIDAVTVRMYQEHNPFNKIKEDSPLNGLQKIKKIFIESISSKKQQQLYKSSPTLMKNPEFLSRQLNQSVSNYAPLLQQLIEEGMTDGSINITNPKELSEVLMLLLNIWLNPAVFVVSKKQFVDKVNFLKKILDGIGLPVIDDDIIEVLNDFHNVTSI, encoded by the coding sequence ATGTCTAGAAATAAATATCCAGAAGTAACAGTAAATCGCATCTTAGATATTTCTCTTGAATTATTTTTAAAAAAAGGTTATGAGAAGACGACGATTCAAGATATAGTAGATAATTTAGGAGACCTTAGTAAAGGAGCTATATATCATCATTTCAAGTCAAAAGAAGAAATAATTGATGCTGTAACTGTAAGAATGTACCAAGAACATAATCCATTTAACAAAATAAAAGAGGATAGTCCATTGAATGGATTACAAAAGATAAAAAAAATTTTTATTGAATCTATATCCAGTAAAAAGCAACAACAACTTTACAAATCATCACCAACACTGATGAAAAACCCAGAATTTTTATCAAGGCAGCTAAATCAATCAGTATCTAATTATGCACCTTTGTTACAACAATTAATTGAAGAGGGTATGACAGATGGTTCTATCAATATTACTAATCCAAAAGAACTGTCTGAAGTTTTAATGCTTTTATTAAATATTTGGTTAAATCCTGCTGTATTTGTTGTAAGTAAAAAACAATTTGTTGATAAAGTCAATTTTCTAAAAAAAATACTCGATGGCATAGGATTGCCAGTTATTGATGATGATATTATAGAGGTACTTAATGACTTCCATAATGTAACATCTATATAG
- a CDS encoding IS3 family transposase: MGGRRGRLISATDRKKAISLIREAVDNGARQEKACEEIGISLRTLQRWRSDSSPNEDQRPISKKKVPKNRLTKKEREEILKVVNQPEYKNLSPNEIVPLLADKGIYLASESTIYRILREEKQLKHRGNTKKPQNRPISTHYATGPNQVWMWDITYLKGPIKGIYYYLYLILDLFSRKVVGWEIWSEQSAQHASELVKRAVLAENILLHKKPLVLHSDNGSPMKGATLLETLYQLGITPSNSRPRVSNDNPYAESIFKTFKYCPGYPDKGFETIKQARTWTLQFINWYNYEHLHSGIKYLTPHQRHSGLSNKILKKRIKVYEQAQLKHPERWSRNIRNWSVENIVWLNPEKSSILEKEETKSS; encoded by the coding sequence TTGGGGGGAAGACGAGGAAGATTAATCAGTGCCACAGATCGCAAAAAAGCAATATCACTGATAAGAGAAGCTGTAGATAATGGAGCAAGACAAGAAAAAGCATGTGAAGAAATAGGAATTAGTTTACGAACACTTCAACGATGGAGAAGTGATTCATCACCAAATGAAGATCAAAGACCTATTAGTAAAAAAAAAGTACCCAAAAATAGATTAACTAAAAAAGAACGAGAAGAAATTTTAAAAGTGGTAAATCAGCCTGAATATAAAAACTTATCTCCTAATGAAATTGTGCCGCTCCTAGCTGATAAAGGAATATATTTAGCATCTGAATCAACAATATATAGAATCTTAAGAGAAGAAAAACAACTAAAACATAGAGGAAATACTAAAAAACCCCAAAATAGACCTATATCAACACATTATGCCACAGGTCCTAATCAAGTATGGATGTGGGATATTACTTATCTAAAAGGACCAATAAAAGGGATATATTATTATTTATATTTGATCCTAGATTTATTTAGTAGAAAAGTAGTAGGATGGGAAATATGGTCTGAACAATCTGCTCAACACGCTAGTGAATTAGTTAAAAGAGCAGTATTAGCAGAAAATATACTTTTACATAAAAAACCTTTAGTGCTTCATTCTGACAATGGAAGTCCGATGAAAGGAGCCACTCTTTTAGAGACCCTTTATCAACTAGGTATTACTCCATCAAATAGTAGACCTAGAGTAAGTAATGATAACCCTTATGCGGAGTCTATATTTAAAACATTCAAATATTGTCCAGGTTACCCAGATAAGGGCTTTGAGACTATTAAACAAGCAAGAACTTGGACATTACAGTTTATAAACTGGTATAACTATGAACATCTTCATAGTGGGATAAAATATTTAACTCCACACCAAAGGCATTCCGGTTTATCTAATAAAATATTAAAAAAGCGAATTAAAGTCTATGAACAAGCACAACTTAAACACCCAGAAAGATGGTCGAGAAACATAAGAAATTGGAGTGTGGAAAACATTGTTTGGTTAAACCCAGAAAAATCATCAATTTTGGAAAAAGAAGAAACAAAATCTTCTTAA
- a CDS encoding transposase has product MVLETATLSEVELSKYCRNKGLYVNQVKEWRDACMQANGGVAKQATELQKQLREKNQELKKLNKELQRKESALAEAAALLVLRKKASAIWGEDEED; this is encoded by the coding sequence ATTGTCTTAGAAACTGCAACATTAAGTGAAGTAGAATTATCTAAGTATTGTAGAAATAAAGGACTATATGTTAATCAAGTTAAAGAATGGCGAGATGCATGTATGCAGGCTAATGGTGGTGTAGCTAAACAAGCAACAGAACTACAAAAGCAGTTAAGAGAAAAAAATCAAGAACTTAAGAAATTAAATAAAGAACTCCAAAGAAAAGAATCAGCACTTGCAGAAGCAGCAGCCCTTCTTGTACTTAGAAAAAAGGCAAGTGCGATTTGGGGGGAAGACGAGGAAGATTAA
- a CDS encoding transposase codes for MARYSKDYKLSLIQRMMPPHNESVKELSRESGIPEITLFTWKKKAKENGIPVNEQPLKSEEWEYTR; via the coding sequence ATGGCAAGATACTCAAAGGATTATAAGTTATCATTAATACAAAGAATGATGCCACCACATAATGAATCAGTCAAAGAATTATCAAGAGAATCAGGAATACCAGAAATAACACTTTTTACTTGGAAAAAGAAAGCGAAAGAAAATGGAATCCCTGTTAACGAACAACCTTTAAAATCAGAAGAATGGGAGTACACAAGATAA
- a CDS encoding AAA family ATPase: MQRIWITGSSGSGKTTLANKLENKFNISVYHRDSITWKENWQERSEKEQIDIIKELSEKDKWIFDGNKFSASKKDGRFENCDTIIYININRFIYLFRGLRRYFKHKYDARPELSEGCYEEYNMEVVKYVLSGYPKKKIERQLLFNEAEKLGKQVIILNGHKEVKAWCNKLNL; this comes from the coding sequence ATGCAAAGGATATGGATAACTGGTTCGTCTGGTTCTGGGAAAACTACCTTAGCAAATAAGCTTGAAAACAAATTTAATATTTCTGTATATCATAGAGACAGTATTACCTGGAAGGAAAACTGGCAAGAGCGATCAGAGAAAGAACAGATTGATATAATTAAGGAGTTATCAGAAAAAGATAAATGGATATTTGATGGAAACAAATTCAGTGCATCAAAGAAAGACGGTAGATTCGAAAATTGTGACACTATAATATATATAAATATAAATCGATTTATATACTTATTTAGAGGACTGAGAAGATATTTTAAACATAAATATGATGCACGTCCGGAACTTTCCGAGGGATGTTACGAAGAATATAATATGGAAGTTGTGAAATATGTATTATCTGGATATCCAAAGAAGAAAATCGAGCGTCAATTACTATTTAATGAAGCAGAAAAGTTAGGTAAACAAGTTATTATTTTAAATGGACATAAAGAAGTAAAAGCATGGTGTAATAAACTGAATTTGTAA
- a CDS encoding aminotransferase class I/II-fold pyridoxal phosphate-dependent enzyme codes for MKLKEFKLEVFFGKHEFTAPYLLTQSDCEAMTIKELLTYESDSEVNFLNEPLGYTEVQGNPKLRNAISNLYKTINPEEILVHVGAQEPIFNFMNVLLQKDDHVICQFPIYQSLFEVANAIGCEISKWSIEQGDHGWLFDIEKLEGLIKPNTRLLCLNSPNNPTGYTLKKEEMYKIVEIARKYDIFIFCDEVYKGIELDGINRPWFADCYEKGISLGGMSKAYGLAGLRVGWIATKDHNLIKEMKKFKHYTSICTSGPSEYLATIALKHSDKILKKNKKIIEDNLKTSDIFFEKYSHLFEYNRPMAGPVAFHKINIDMPIHDFCERLVSDQGVLLLPSDIYLYDGQYFRMGYGRTNFRDSLLKFEEYLIANKYV; via the coding sequence ATGAAACTAAAAGAATTCAAGTTAGAAGTATTCTTTGGAAAGCATGAGTTTACAGCTCCATATTTACTGACGCAATCTGATTGTGAGGCAATGACAATTAAAGAGCTGCTTACATATGAATCAGATTCGGAAGTAAACTTTCTTAATGAACCACTTGGATATACCGAGGTACAAGGAAATCCTAAACTTCGAAATGCCATATCGAATCTTTATAAAACAATTAACCCTGAAGAAATCCTAGTCCATGTTGGAGCACAAGAACCAATATTTAATTTTATGAATGTTCTTCTACAAAAAGATGATCATGTTATTTGTCAATTTCCTATCTATCAATCATTATTTGAGGTTGCAAATGCAATAGGATGTGAAATATCTAAATGGTCTATTGAACAAGGTGATCATGGTTGGTTATTTGATATTGAAAAATTAGAAGGACTTATAAAACCAAACACAAGACTCTTATGCTTAAATAGTCCCAATAATCCAACTGGATATACGTTGAAAAAAGAAGAAATGTACAAGATTGTAGAAATTGCAAGAAAATATGACATCTTTATTTTTTGTGATGAAGTATATAAAGGGATTGAATTGGATGGAATCAATAGACCATGGTTTGCTGATTGTTATGAAAAAGGGATTTCATTAGGAGGGATGTCAAAAGCTTATGGTTTAGCAGGTCTACGCGTAGGTTGGATTGCTACAAAGGATCATAATTTAATAAAAGAAATGAAAAAGTTCAAACATTATACAAGTATTTGTACTAGTGGACCTTCTGAGTACCTAGCTACAATAGCACTAAAGCATAGTGATAAGATACTTAAAAAAAATAAAAAGATAATTGAAGATAACCTTAAAACTTCAGATATTTTTTTCGAAAAATATTCACACTTATTTGAATACAATCGACCTATGGCTGGACCTGTCGCTTTCCATAAAATCAATATTGATATGCCAATACATGATTTTTGTGAAAGATTAGTTTCTGATCAAGGTGTCCTTTTATTACCCTCTGATATTTACTTATACGATGGTCAATATTTTAGAATGGGATATGGTAGAACTAATTTTAGAGATAGCCTATTAAAGTTTGAAGAATATTTAATTGCTAATAAATATGTTTAA
- a CDS encoding EAL domain-containing protein codes for MTVAIDDFGTGFSSLSYLKNLHIDKLKIDRSFIKDYPEKDNGEIAHVISNIANKLNLKVIMEGAESKEQINYLKSIGCNLIQGFYYSPPLTKDEFYKHLQRTLFK; via the coding sequence ATGACAGTAGCTATAGATGATTTTGGAACTGGTTTTTCATCATTGAGTTATTTAAAGAACCTACATATAGATAAACTAAAGATTGACAGAAGCTTTATAAAGGATTACCCTGAAAAGGATAATGGAGAGATTGCTCACGTAATTTCAAATATAGCTAATAAGTTAAATTTGAAGGTAATCATGGAAGGAGCAGAAAGTAAAGAACAAATTAATTATCTTAAATCTATAGGATGTAATTTAATTCAGGGTTTCTACTATAGCCCTCCATTAACAAAAGACGAATTTTATAAACATCTTCAACGTACATTATTCAAATAA
- a CDS encoding EAL domain-containing protein — protein MGYWLIERIFQDYLSIKEKINSGFRISINISPLQFKDKELLPKFNEIARKYNINFRNFESEITESIFMNDIGLLMKN, from the coding sequence TTGGGATATTGGCTAATAGAAAGAATATTTCAAGATTACTTGTCTATAAAAGAGAAAATAAACTCTGGTTTTAGAATATCTATAAATATTTCACCTTTACAATTTAAGGATAAGGAGCTATTACCTAAGTTTAATGAAATTGCTAGAAAATATAATATTAATTTTAGAAACTTTGAAAGTGAGATAACAGAAAGTATTTTCATGAATGACATTGGATTGTTAATGAAAAATTAA
- a CDS encoding EAL domain-containing protein: MIDKSISSNPPKFSIIYFSIMNYNNIMIKMKDSNQNFLDDFIDRIKATLNGEDFIAQITKNNIVIGVASYANREEIEHFLKEFFSQNKKPINLEGNELFFDIKAGISMYPENGTTSYEFIINAYIALENVINVKEIKYKYYEPVLKDNIEKDIRMNLFLRNAISNNELSVYYQPQVEIEKEKTVGAEALLRWNKQLGIISPGEFIPLAEKQVKLLNWDIG, translated from the coding sequence TTGATAGATAAAAGTATTAGTAGTAATCCCCCAAAATTTAGTATTATTTATTTTTCTATTATGAATTATAATAATATTATGATAAAGATGAAAGATAGTAATCAGAATTTTCTTGATGATTTTATAGACCGTATAAAAGCTACGCTTAATGGAGAAGATTTTATAGCTCAAATAACAAAAAATAATATTGTTATAGGAGTAGCATCTTACGCCAATAGAGAAGAAATAGAGCATTTTCTTAAAGAATTTTTTAGTCAAAACAAAAAACCAATTAATTTAGAAGGTAATGAATTATTTTTTGATATAAAAGCAGGTATTTCTATGTATCCTGAAAATGGAACTACCTCATATGAATTTATTATTAATGCATACATAGCATTAGAAAATGTTATAAATGTAAAAGAAATAAAATATAAGTATTATGAACCGGTTTTAAAAGATAATATTGAAAAAGACATAAGAATGAATCTCTTTTTAAGAAATGCCATTTCTAATAATGAACTTAGTGTTTATTATCAACCGCAGGTAGAGATAGAAAAAGAAAAAACGGTAGGTGCTGAGGCACTATTAAGGTGGAATAAACAGTTAGGTATTATATCACCAGGTGAATTTATTCCACTTGCAGAAAAACAGGTCAAATTATTGAATTGGGATATTGGCTAA
- a CDS encoding AAA family ATPase, producing MYRIWITGSSGSGKTTIANKLGNKLNIPVYHRDRITWKENWQERSEKEQIEIIKEISEKDKWIFDGNKFSASKNDGRFDNCDMIIHININRFLCLYRGVRRYLKHRHHTRPEFSEGCYEEYNMEAIKYVLFGYPKKKYERQLLFNEARKLGKEVIILNGRKEVRAWCNKLNL from the coding sequence ATGTATAGGATATGGATAACAGGTTCGTCTGGTTCAGGGAAAACTACTATCGCGAATAAACTTGGAAACAAATTAAATATTCCTGTATATCATAGAGACAGAATTACCTGGAAGGAAAATTGGCAAGAGCGTTCAGAGAAAGAACAGATTGAAATAATAAAAGAGATATCAGAAAAAGATAAATGGATATTTGATGGTAATAAATTCAGTGCTTCAAAGAATGATGGTAGATTTGATAATTGTGACATGATAATACATATAAATATAAATCGATTTTTATGTTTATATAGAGGAGTAAGAAGATATTTAAAACATAGACATCATACAAGACCTGAATTTTCAGAAGGATGTTATGAAGAATATAATATGGAAGCAATAAAATATGTATTATTTGGCTATCCAAAAAAGAAATATGAGCGACAATTACTATTTAATGAAGCTAGAAAGTTAGGGAAAGAAGTAATTATATTGAATGGACGTAAAGAAGTAAGAGCATGGTGTAATAAACTGAATTTATAA
- a CDS encoding alpha/beta hydrolase: MIFENQKGLRTYYEEYGEKCDPTILLIHGIGADNQMWRPQTELYASKGYHIIVPDMIAHGKSSRVNKLTLSDWTKQIEELLIHLNIHKVSIIGVSMGGVIALSFIVNYPDLVDKIIISDSFGELKTIPERILGFSSVIGYKLFKILGNKALAKGMESTYKADFAYRAKKYFKEICLEVDLKQMVLSRKAINQIAILDELNNHKFNAMVMVGSEFGKWFVKINKKIADSLGTDLIILQNSMDPSNLVNPDEFNKNVLEFLDE; the protein is encoded by the coding sequence ATGATATTTGAAAATCAAAAGGGTTTAAGAACATATTATGAGGAGTATGGGGAAAAATGCGATCCTACTATACTTTTAATTCATGGAATAGGTGCAGACAATCAAATGTGGAGACCTCAAACAGAATTGTATGCTTCAAAAGGATATCATATTATTGTTCCTGATATGATTGCACATGGAAAATCTTCAAGGGTTAATAAATTAACACTCTCTGATTGGACAAAACAAATAGAGGAATTACTAATACATTTAAATATACATAAAGTATCTATAATCGGTGTGAGTATGGGAGGAGTAATAGCTTTATCATTTATTGTAAACTATCCTGATTTAGTAGATAAAATAATAATTTCTGATAGTTTTGGAGAGTTAAAAACAATCCCTGAAAGAATACTTGGTTTTTCATCGGTAATAGGATATAAATTATTTAAAATTTTAGGGAACAAAGCATTAGCAAAAGGAATGGAGTCTACTTACAAAGCTGATTTTGCTTATAGAGCTAAAAAATATTTTAAGGAAATCTGCCTAGAGGTTGATCTGAAACAAATGGTTTTGTCAAGAAAGGCGATTAATCAGATAGCTATTTTAGATGAATTAAACAACCATAAATTTAATGCTATGGTAATGGTTGGAAGTGAATTTGGTAAATGGTTTGTAAAGATAAATAAGAAAATAGCAGATTCTTTAGGAACAGATTTAATTATTTTACAGAATTCGATGGATCCATCTAATTTAGTAAATCCAGATGAATTTAATAAAAATGTACTTGAATTTCTCGATGAATAA
- a CDS encoding slipin family protein gives MKYIIKSNEVGLLFKKQVFKKVLTVGEYTYVLKSRKVIIVNKKIALENNGIEVKTLANNKVLLNKITSIQVKENEVAFHFIDGLFFELLTAGTYSFFNDTYAHTFTIVDTKDIYIPDSIDISVLESLIYHDNYRKIICSYVVEEGFIGILKVNGKFGKLLGPGKYYFFTNINVINVKYIDTRNQVLQISGQELLTKDKVTLRMNFVLSYKITDSLKAATTLDHYEEQLYLFMQLALREYVSTKTLDELLAEKHEIGKIILDTVKPKENDFGAIFMEAGLKDIILPGEIKDILNTILLAEKKAQANVITRREETASTRSLLNTAKIMDENETLYKLKELEYLERICDKVGNISFSSSGGIIEQLNELIKVSKK, from the coding sequence ATGAAATATATTATCAAAAGTAATGAAGTTGGTTTACTATTTAAGAAACAAGTATTTAAAAAAGTATTAACAGTAGGTGAATATACTTATGTTTTAAAATCCAGAAAAGTTATAATAGTAAATAAGAAAATAGCACTTGAAAATAATGGAATTGAGGTTAAAACATTAGCTAATAATAAAGTGTTACTTAACAAGATTACATCCATTCAAGTTAAAGAAAATGAAGTTGCATTTCACTTCATTGATGGACTTTTCTTTGAATTATTAACGGCAGGTACTTATTCTTTTTTCAACGATACATACGCACACACTTTCACAATTGTTGATACAAAAGATATTTATATTCCGGACTCGATTGATATAAGTGTATTAGAATCACTAATATATCATGATAATTATCGTAAAATAATATGTTCATATGTAGTTGAAGAAGGATTTATTGGAATATTAAAAGTAAACGGTAAGTTTGGAAAATTATTAGGTCCTGGAAAATATTATTTCTTTACGAATATCAATGTTATTAATGTTAAATATATTGATACTAGAAATCAAGTATTACAAATCAGTGGTCAAGAATTACTAACAAAAGATAAAGTAACATTAAGAATGAATTTTGTATTATCATATAAAATTACAGATAGCCTAAAAGCCGCAACCACATTAGATCATTATGAAGAACAACTCTATCTATTTATGCAACTGGCTCTAAGAGAATATGTATCCACAAAGACACTTGATGAATTATTAGCTGAAAAACATGAAATAGGCAAAATTATTTTAGATACAGTTAAACCAAAAGAAAATGACTTTGGAGCTATATTTATGGAAGCTGGTCTTAAAGATATTATTTTACCTGGAGAAATAAAAGATATCCTTAATACAATACTACTCGCTGAAAAGAAAGCTCAAGCCAATGTGATTACTAGACGTGAAGAAACAGCATCAACACGAAGCCTATTAAATACCGCAAAAATTATGGACGAAAATGAAACACTATATAAACTAAAAGAATTAGAATATCTAGAAAGAATATGTGATAAAGTCGGGAATATCTCATTTTCTTCAAGTGGTGGAATTATAGAACAATTAAATGAACTGATTAAAGTTTCTAAAAAATAA
- a CDS encoding permease produces the protein MNIVKRYRFFIVTLVALGLVFFINREIGLKAINVTGYSFKEMALVIPPVFVLLGLLDIWIPRETMIKYMGEESGVKGIVLAFLIGSAAAGPLYGAFPVAAVFMKKGVKFSNVLIFIGAWSTTKIPMFLFELSSLGAKFAVTRLLVDILGIIIIAYILSKMISKEEIKRIYTKAESL, from the coding sequence ATGAATATAGTGAAAAGATATAGATTCTTTATAGTAACTTTAGTAGCTTTAGGTTTAGTATTTTTTATAAATAGAGAGATTGGTTTAAAGGCAATAAATGTTACAGGATACTCATTTAAAGAGATGGCTTTGGTAATTCCGCCAGTATTTGTCTTACTAGGGCTTTTAGATATATGGATTCCTAGGGAGACAATGATTAAATACATGGGTGAAGAATCAGGAGTTAAAGGTATTGTTTTAGCATTTCTTATAGGTTCAGCTGCTGCTGGTCCATTATATGGAGCATTTCCTGTAGCCGCAGTGTTTATGAAAAAAGGTGTGAAATTTAGTAATGTACTTATATTTATAGGTGCATGGTCGACAACAAAGATTCCTATGTTTTTATTTGAATTATCCTCTTTAGGAGCAAAATTTGCTGTAACTAGGTTATTGGTGGATATACTAGGAATAATTATTATTGCTTATATTCTTTCTAAGATGATTTCTAAAGAAGAAATTAAGAGAATATATACTAAAGCTGAGTCTTTATAA
- a CDS encoding permease — protein MELNITFYIITLFLLGLSYYKDKRKTKKALKKAWKAFENILPQFLGVIVLVGILLAIFDAEFISKIIGSESGWYGVLISAVVGAITLIPGFVAFPTAALLLENGAGYMQIGAFVSTLMMVGVVTAPVEVKYFGKRLTIARNILAFLFSFIVAYIIGMVATCL, from the coding sequence ATGGAATTGAATATAACTTTTTATATTATCACACTATTTCTTTTGGGATTGTCTTATTATAAAGATAAGAGAAAGACAAAAAAAGCTTTGAAAAAAGCTTGGAAAGCATTTGAAAATATATTACCACAGTTTTTAGGAGTTATTGTGCTTGTTGGAATTTTACTTGCCATATTTGATGCAGAATTTATTTCAAAAATTATAGGTTCTGAGTCAGGATGGTATGGTGTATTAATTTCTGCAGTTGTTGGCGCTATAACACTTATTCCAGGATTTGTGGCTTTTCCTACAGCAGCACTGTTACTTGAAAATGGAGCAGGTTACATGCAAATTGGTGCTTTTGTATCAACATTGATGATGGTAGGAGTTGTAACAGCACCTGTTGAAGTTAAATATTTCGGTAAGCGACTTACCATAGCAAGAAATATATTAGCTTTTCTATTTTCGTTTATAGTAGCATATATTATAGGAATGGTGGCGACATGTTTATGA
- a CDS encoding CGGC domain-containing protein, which produces MKVGLIRCMQTEDMCPTTSCFKVMNKKKLAFEGIDEDIEVIGVNTCGGCPSKKAVMRAAEMVKRGADTIVLASCITKGNPIGFACPHADQMKAAIEKKIGESIKIIDYTH; this is translated from the coding sequence ATGAAGGTAGGATTAATCAGATGTATGCAGACAGAGGATATGTGTCCGACAACTTCTTGTTTTAAAGTGATGAACAAAAAAAAGTTAGCCTTTGAAGGTATCGATGAAGATATCGAAGTAATTGGAGTGAATACCTGTGGTGGCTGCCCAAGCAAAAAAGCGGTGATGAGAGCTGCTGAGATGGTTAAACGAGGAGCAGATACTATTGTTCTGGCTTCCTGTATTACTAAAGGCAATCCTATTGGCTTTGCCTGTCCACATGCAGATCAAATGAAAGCTGCAATCGAAAAAAAAATAGGAGAATCAATTAAGATTATTGATTATACTCACTAA
- a CDS encoding winged helix-turn-helix transcriptional regulator yields MNQKELYKLHADYCKFMANPKRIEILFLLGEKEMCVDEIASEMQIKIPNISQHLAVMREKGVVEVRREGRKMYYTLANPKTLQACIIMREAMVEQIEKQIDMIKSIK; encoded by the coding sequence ATAAATCAGAAAGAACTTTATAAACTCCACGCAGATTATTGTAAATTCATGGCTAATCCAAAGAGGATAGAAATTCTTTTTCTATTAGGAGAAAAAGAAATGTGTGTAGATGAGATTGCTTCAGAAATGCAGATTAAGATTCCTAATATTTCCCAACATTTAGCTGTGATGCGAGAAAAAGGCGTTGTCGAGGTAAGACGTGAGGGCAGAAAGATGTATTACACGCTTGCTAATCCTAAAACTCTTCAAGCCTGCATCATCATGAGAGAGGCTATGGTGGAACAGATAGAAAAGCAAATTGACATGATAAAATCAATAAAATAA